In one Cyclopterus lumpus isolate fCycLum1 chromosome 22, fCycLum1.pri, whole genome shotgun sequence genomic region, the following are encoded:
- the olig4 gene encoding oligodendrocyte transcription factor 4 has product MDSDSGSGCSRSSSPDLVVDDSAGSFFSNKIFQTYCQENRADEEAGQGRTERCSGGGKTKTRSDPNKNEGQDLRLKVNSRERKRMHDLNQAMDSLREVMPYAQGPSVRKLSKISTLMLARNYILMLSGSLDEMKKLVGDVYGGGAAIQSRTAAHPVITPAAPAAHLPLHPLAQSLHSLVASTPSGLQHHSPCPATASAMHSPPSASFLGFHASVQGLMKDPLHLASTYRHFPGMPCPCSLCQPLPTTTSTLHSLSMIK; this is encoded by the coding sequence ATGGATTCCGACTCTGGCTCCGGTTGCAGCCGCTCCTCATccccagacctggtggtggacGACTCCGCCGGGAGCTTCTTCTCCAACAAGATTTTCCAGACGTACTGCCAAGAAAACAGAGCAGATGAGGAGGCCGGCCAGGGCAGGACGGAGCGCTGCAGTGGGGGCggtaagaccaagaccagatCTGACCCCAACAAGAATGAGGGGCAGGACCTGCGACTGAAAGTCAACAGTCGGGAGAGGAAAAGGATGCACGATCTGAACCAGGCGATGGACAGCCTGAGAGAGGTCATGCCCTACGCTCAGGGTCCGTCCGTCCGCAAGCTGTCCAAGATCTCCACCTTGATGTTGGCTCGCAACTACATCCTCATGCTGTCCGGCTCCCTGGACGAGATGAAGAAGTTGGTGGGGGATGTTTATGGAGGCGGTGCGGCCATCCAGAGCCGCACCGCTGCCCACCCCGTTATTACTCCTGCAGCCCCCGCCGCCCACCTCCCTCTGCATCCTCTGGCCCAGTCTCTGCACTCGCTGGTGGCCAGCACGCCCTCAGGCCTCCAGCATCACTCACCTTGTCCCGCTACGGCCTCGGCCATGCACTCCCCTCCATCCGCCAGCTTCCTGGGGTTCCACGCTTCGGTCCAGGGCCTTATGAAGGACCCGCTCCACCTGGCCAGCACGTACAGGCACTTCCCCGGCATGCCCTGTCCCTGCTCGCTGTGCCAGCCTTtgcccaccaccacctccacattACACAGCCTGTCTATGATCAAGTGA